Proteins found in one Candidatus Zixiibacteriota bacterium genomic segment:
- a CDS encoding iron-containing redox enzyme family protein — MTISRPKDYSGKKLSPAEAEAVVAGLKRYLMELTDRWLFKGRFHVDLAAGKLPMEAIRVFWQNWYGFVAEINNFHGVAYQRHLPFFKRHPELQKHFANHVADEMIHPTPPGHIRIVLEQGRNFGLSDEEMIEYEMLPECRAFLEYYRGVLYEGTMAEWWASFCVEEAVGHWAKFFGDALRRGYDIPEEKIVYFRVHAEADLEEHSGGVMAHADLDWAVLKKILEEGRADTRPGFSLEYCLRAGSAYFAWFFEGVYQYVRKEGLYAA; from the coding sequence ATGACGATTTCCAGACCGAAGGACTACTCCGGCAAGAAGCTCTCCCCGGCGGAAGCCGAGGCCGTGGTGGCCGGGCTGAAACGTTATTTGATGGAGTTGACCGACCGCTGGCTTTTCAAGGGCCGGTTCCACGTGGATCTCGCCGCGGGGAAGCTCCCGATGGAAGCGATCCGGGTCTTCTGGCAGAACTGGTACGGTTTCGTCGCCGAGATCAACAACTTCCACGGGGTCGCCTACCAGCGCCATCTGCCTTTCTTCAAGCGCCATCCCGAGCTGCAAAAGCACTTCGCGAATCATGTGGCGGATGAAATGATCCACCCGACGCCTCCCGGTCACATCCGGATCGTGCTCGAGCAGGGAAGGAACTTCGGGCTGAGCGACGAGGAGATGATCGAGTACGAGATGCTGCCGGAGTGCCGCGCGTTTCTCGAATACTATCGCGGGGTGCTCTACGAGGGGACGATGGCCGAGTGGTGGGCTTCGTTTTGTGTGGAGGAGGCGGTCGGCCACTGGGCGAAGTTCTTCGGCGACGCGCTGCGCCGCGGCTACGACATCCCGGAGGAAAAGATCGTTTATTTTCGCGTCCACGCCGAGGCCGACCTCGAGGAGCACTCGGGCGGGGTGATGGCTCACGCCGATCTGGACTGGGCGGTCTTGAAGAAGATCCTGGAAGAAGGGCGCGCCGACACCCGGCCGGGGTTCAGCCTGGAGTACTGCCTGCGCGCGGGCAGCGCCTATTTCGCCTGGTTCTTCGAGGGCGTTTACCAGTACGTGAGAAAAGAGGGGCTCTACGCCGCGTAG
- a CDS encoding FAD-binding oxidoreductase has product MLSLEEIVARLREIAGPRRVSTDPIDKINYQHTLAYGAYRALPDVIVRIESEPDGCRTIAEILRFADSEKIPIVPRGGVGMGISSPLKGGILLDMLGMDRILEVDAERQHVVAEGGASVYAIHHALRRHGLMLPNFGTYGPAVVIGAMVNKGGIGYGMTRYGWIADLVIGLEVVLANGETLRLGALANQGTIFGPFQKWIHLPDLLGLFTLAAGSMGIITKVCLRAIEGRREWLHDYCYSFRREELRSAQQAMAELVKGEVVYDIHFTDRWQYHWPMEEGLLDRSRIPEDAWFFLKTVILARDEEEKAFKQKRMRRIYESAGAREVVEVAEKAMGARAQEHGLHGWPDYHIMGPDGWCSAVVRHAGMFAVTSKMYPLGFLSEMYDLDEAAKRECGLWDAEHAPQHDSYVTRDLAIKEEYFVFYNPYDEEDVARLRRWMGKVQEFSNARGVVWTAPTLGTKGPLPYQRLANLYDLVKEIKRLVDPNNILNPGAIY; this is encoded by the coding sequence ATGCTCAGTCTCGAAGAGATCGTCGCCAGATTAAGGGAAATCGCCGGTCCGCGCCGGGTCTCGACCGATCCGATCGACAAGATCAACTACCAGCACACGCTCGCCTACGGGGCCTACCGCGCGCTGCCGGACGTGATCGTGCGCATCGAGTCCGAGCCCGACGGCTGCCGCACGATCGCGGAGATCCTGAGGTTTGCCGACAGCGAGAAGATCCCGATCGTCCCTCGCGGCGGGGTCGGGATGGGGATCAGCTCGCCGCTCAAGGGCGGGATCCTGCTCGACATGCTCGGCATGGACAGGATTCTCGAGGTCGACGCCGAGCGCCAGCACGTCGTCGCCGAGGGCGGCGCCAGCGTCTACGCCATCCATCACGCCCTGCGGCGCCACGGGCTCATGCTCCCCAATTTCGGCACCTACGGTCCGGCCGTGGTGATCGGTGCCATGGTCAACAAGGGCGGCATCGGCTACGGCATGACCCGCTACGGCTGGATCGCCGACCTGGTCATCGGGCTGGAGGTCGTGCTCGCCAACGGGGAGACGCTGCGGCTCGGCGCGCTGGCGAACCAGGGCACTATCTTCGGTCCGTTTCAAAAATGGATCCACCTGCCCGACCTCCTGGGGCTGTTCACGCTGGCGGCGGGCTCCATGGGGATCATCACGAAAGTCTGCCTGCGCGCGATCGAGGGGCGCCGCGAATGGCTGCACGACTACTGCTACAGCTTTCGCCGCGAGGAGCTCCGGAGCGCGCAGCAGGCGATGGCGGAGCTGGTGAAAGGGGAGGTCGTCTACGACATCCATTTCACCGACCGCTGGCAGTACCACTGGCCGATGGAAGAAGGGCTGCTCGACCGCAGCAGGATCCCGGAGGACGCCTGGTTCTTTCTCAAGACCGTGATCCTGGCGCGCGACGAGGAGGAGAAGGCTTTCAAGCAAAAGCGTATGAGGAGGATCTACGAGAGCGCGGGCGCCCGCGAGGTCGTCGAGGTCGCGGAAAAGGCGATGGGGGCCAGAGCGCAGGAGCACGGCCTTCACGGGTGGCCCGATTACCACATCATGGGCCCGGACGGCTGGTGCTCGGCGGTGGTGCGGCACGCCGGGATGTTCGCGGTCACCTCGAAGATGTATCCGCTCGGCTTCCTGAGCGAGATGTACGATCTCGACGAGGCGGCCAAGCGGGAATGCGGCCTGTGGGACGCCGAGCACGCGCCCCAGCACGACAGCTACGTCACGCGCGACCTCGCCATCAAGGAGGAGTACTTCGTCTTTTACAATCCGTACGACGAGGAGGACGTCGCCAGGCTCAGGCGCTGGATGGGAAAGGTCCAGGAGTTCAGCAATGCCCGCGGCGTGGTGTGGACGGCACCGACGCTCGGCACCAAGGGGCCGCTTCCGTACCAGCGGCTGGCGAACCTTTACGATCTGGTCAAGGAGATCAAGCGCCTGGTCGACCCGAACAACATCCTGAACCCGGGAGCGATCTACTGA
- a CDS encoding methyltransferase, translating to MRLLGDFANSQILDAALEYDFFTLISGGRQTAEEVARAAGTDPRATRIVLDSLLALGLMEKREGRYVLPPISETFLVRGKPSYVGDFRHVALALWDGMAHLKESLKTGKPFSRMDTTSELAVWEKLVLGIIVIAEPVARALCDILRIGSELKGIRMLDVAGGSSIFGMTVLGRDPSAEVTQLDWPNVNRVARKLNEERGLAGKIRYVDGDHRSADLGENRYDLVVASNFCRFESPAGNRELFAKAYRALKPGGRLAINDFLPNEERTEPTFVLRFSVYTLTHTPEGECWTLSQYSRWLREAGFETVDSRADIPATLPGTTLILARKG from the coding sequence ATGCGCCTTCTCGGCGATTTCGCCAACAGCCAGATCCTCGATGCCGCGCTGGAATACGATTTCTTCACGCTGATCTCCGGGGGGCGGCAAACGGCCGAGGAGGTCGCGCGGGCGGCCGGAACCGACCCGCGGGCGACGCGGATCGTTCTCGACAGCCTGCTGGCGCTCGGCCTGATGGAAAAGCGCGAGGGGCGTTACGTCTTGCCGCCGATCAGCGAAACCTTTCTCGTCCGGGGAAAGCCTTCCTACGTCGGGGATTTCCGCCACGTCGCGCTCGCCCTCTGGGACGGAATGGCGCACCTCAAGGAGTCGCTGAAGACCGGGAAGCCTTTCAGCCGCATGGATACGACCTCGGAGCTCGCCGTCTGGGAGAAGCTGGTTCTCGGCATCATCGTGATCGCGGAGCCGGTCGCCCGCGCGCTCTGCGACATCCTGAGGATCGGCAGCGAGCTCAAGGGCATCCGGATGCTGGATGTCGCCGGCGGCTCGAGCATCTTCGGGATGACGGTTCTCGGCCGTGATCCCTCCGCCGAGGTGACCCAGCTCGACTGGCCGAACGTCAACCGCGTTGCGCGCAAGCTGAACGAGGAGCGCGGGCTCGCGGGAAAGATCCGGTACGTCGACGGCGACCACCGCTCCGCCGATCTCGGGGAAAACCGCTACGATCTGGTGGTGGCGAGCAATTTCTGCCGCTTCGAGTCCCCGGCGGGCAATCGCGAGCTTTTCGCCAAAGCCTACCGCGCCCTCAAACCCGGCGGCCGCCTCGCGATCAACGATTTTCTCCCCAACGAGGAGCGTACCGAGCCGACCTTCGTGCTGCGTTTTTCGGTCTACACCCTGACGCACACGCCAGAGGGCGAATGCTGGACTCTTTCCCAGTATTCCCGCTGGCTGAGGGAAGCCGGCTTCGAAACCGTGGACAGTCGCGCCGACATCCCCGCCACGCTTCCCGGAACCACCCTGATCCTCGCTCGCAAGGGTTGA
- a CDS encoding bifunctional oligoribonuclease/PAP phosphatase NrnA, producing MRSLAICEDDLLFQLMRNVAGRGADVRFIVQDPAAARRIKRSGGSARCGNLASEATYRRINLRHVDQAIIFVREAGLRERIYGILRGLDKGLSILALTANGGGRGAAAADPLTRELKLQDVFEEFCSSHLFDTVNRKTVDRIRSLFRGGEKIHILLQHDPDPDALGSALALRELLGRNRATTPIVTFGEVTRPENLAMIRLLDIQVERITPDDLHRDGARLALVDVQPPYFEQPLGRVDLVVDHHPKRAGFKARFADVRTDYGATSTIFTEYLRAAGMEPSQRLATALLYGIKTDTLFLERGSSLADLSAFTFLYPFANKATIARIERPALPREDLEALGRALSRLQLENGVAVLHVGEINREDVIPQMAEFCLQIEGVEWAVVSGLVKDRVVISVRNVGNVKSAGEIMKRLYDDIGSAGGHRAMAKAVVPLERFKERFGEVSEKVIRDAMVPMILERDDPTRQYG from the coding sequence ATGCGATCATTGGCGATCTGCGAAGACGACCTTTTGTTTCAGCTCATGCGCAACGTCGCCGGGCGGGGCGCCGACGTACGGTTCATCGTTCAGGACCCCGCCGCCGCGCGGCGCATCAAGCGCTCGGGCGGGTCGGCGCGGTGCGGGAATCTGGCGAGCGAGGCGACCTACCGGCGGATCAACCTGCGTCACGTCGATCAGGCGATCATCTTCGTCCGCGAGGCCGGGCTGCGCGAGCGGATCTACGGCATCCTGCGGGGCCTGGACAAGGGTCTTTCGATTCTGGCGCTCACGGCCAACGGCGGAGGCCGCGGGGCTGCCGCCGCGGACCCCCTCACCCGGGAGCTCAAGCTCCAGGACGTCTTCGAGGAGTTTTGCTCCTCGCACCTGTTCGATACCGTCAACCGCAAGACCGTGGACCGCATTCGCTCCCTGTTCCGGGGCGGCGAGAAAATCCACATCCTGTTGCAGCACGATCCCGATCCCGACGCGCTCGGAAGTGCGCTTGCGCTGCGGGAGCTGCTGGGACGGAACCGGGCGACGACTCCCATCGTGACCTTCGGGGAGGTGACCCGGCCGGAGAATCTCGCGATGATCCGTCTGCTCGACATCCAGGTGGAGCGCATCACCCCGGACGATCTGCATCGCGACGGAGCGCGGTTGGCGCTGGTGGACGTTCAGCCGCCGTACTTCGAGCAGCCTCTCGGTCGGGTCGATCTGGTGGTCGACCATCACCCGAAACGGGCCGGCTTCAAGGCGCGTTTCGCCGACGTGCGGACCGACTACGGGGCCACTTCCACGATCTTCACCGAATATCTCAGGGCCGCAGGTATGGAGCCGTCGCAGCGACTGGCGACAGCGCTCCTCTACGGCATCAAGACCGACACGCTGTTTCTGGAGCGCGGCAGCAGCCTCGCCGATCTCAGCGCCTTCACGTTTTTGTACCCCTTCGCCAACAAGGCGACCATAGCGCGCATCGAAAGGCCCGCGCTGCCGCGCGAAGACCTCGAGGCGCTGGGCCGGGCGCTCAGCCGGCTGCAGCTGGAGAACGGAGTGGCGGTGCTGCACGTGGGGGAGATCAATCGCGAGGACGTGATCCCGCAGATGGCCGAGTTCTGCCTTCAGATCGAGGGCGTGGAATGGGCCGTGGTGTCCGGTCTGGTAAAGGACCGGGTGGTGATCTCGGTGCGGAACGTCGGCAACGTGAAAAGCGCGGGCGAGATCATGAAGCGGCTTTACGACGATATCGGCAGCGCGGGGGGGCACCGCGCCATGGCCAAGGCGGTGGTGCCGCTGGAGCGCTTCAAGGAGCGCTTCGGCGAGGTGAGCGAGAAGGTGATTCGCGACGCCATGGTGCCGATGATTCTCGAGCGCGATGACCCGACGCGGCAATACGGCTGA
- a CDS encoding cobalamin-dependent protein (Presence of a B(12) (cobalamin)-binding domain implies dependence on cobalamin itself, in one of its several forms, or in some unusual lineages, dependence on a cobalamin-like analog.): MKLLFITPPMGNWAPWGDRHLAVNSLHAQLAAFVREKGTAEVEALDCRALGLGESEMLEEVRRRGPDVVFFGSMIPAAGGAAQLNRFHAAMKAIKEIRPGTVTVGGGLMYTAIPQQIMRDNPQLDFALTGVFGDNEHALEELLQELGGPSPRLAEIRGLAFRRGDEIVLNPQRPLIQNLDELPMPAYDLFPMDRYCGYSVIPNYNEAVTSRGCEGACHFCYEWWLVDPRNPRDFSSHRTRGGRKVADEMELLNRTYGVKALTFMDDDFNSDRQKMVDLVNELEKRRLDISWFCLSRAQNLIRDADLIPRLRRVGLYQVLIGIDGGTDEEIAEARKGPMKVGVKELKDLIRFLRKNDISTIATYLNGFWEDDEAKIRQRARAVDEIDPDIVMIQLLNPIPGSPIYKKAVKENLIEVDNLSLYDLEHCVMPTKYLTRQQLAELTGWAFQSFYAKPGRVERILNGYTSPYVKMKFLSFKGNAAKYGKGAAEDAVAI; this comes from the coding sequence ATGAAACTCCTTTTCATCACCCCGCCCATGGGGAACTGGGCACCGTGGGGCGACCGCCATCTGGCGGTCAACTCGCTGCACGCCCAACTGGCGGCGTTCGTGCGCGAAAAAGGGACCGCGGAGGTGGAGGCGCTCGACTGTCGGGCGCTCGGATTGGGGGAGAGCGAGATGCTGGAGGAGGTGCGACGGCGCGGCCCCGACGTGGTGTTCTTCGGCAGCATGATTCCCGCGGCGGGTGGCGCGGCGCAGCTCAACCGGTTCCACGCCGCGATGAAAGCCATCAAGGAAATTCGCCCCGGGACGGTGACCGTCGGCGGCGGGCTGATGTACACGGCGATTCCGCAGCAGATCATGAGGGACAATCCGCAGCTCGACTTCGCGCTGACCGGGGTGTTCGGCGACAACGAGCACGCGCTCGAGGAGCTCCTGCAGGAGCTCGGCGGGCCTTCGCCGCGCTTGGCGGAGATCCGCGGCCTTGCCTTTCGCCGCGGCGACGAGATCGTCCTCAACCCGCAGCGGCCGCTCATTCAAAATCTCGACGAGCTGCCGATGCCCGCCTACGATCTCTTCCCGATGGACCGCTACTGCGGCTACTCGGTGATCCCGAATTACAACGAGGCGGTGACGTCCCGAGGCTGCGAGGGGGCCTGCCACTTTTGCTACGAGTGGTGGCTGGTCGATCCGCGCAACCCGCGCGACTTCAGCTCGCACCGGACCCGGGGCGGCAGGAAAGTGGCCGATGAAATGGAGCTCTTGAACCGGACCTACGGGGTCAAGGCGCTCACCTTCATGGACGACGACTTCAATTCGGACCGGCAGAAGATGGTTGATCTGGTGAACGAGCTGGAGAAGCGGCGGCTCGACATCAGCTGGTTCTGCCTGAGCCGGGCGCAAAACCTCATCCGCGACGCGGACCTGATCCCCCGGTTGCGCAGGGTGGGGCTGTATCAGGTGTTGATCGGGATCGACGGGGGGACCGACGAGGAGATCGCCGAGGCGCGCAAGGGCCCGATGAAGGTCGGGGTCAAGGAGCTGAAGGACCTGATCCGCTTCCTCCGCAAGAACGACATCTCGACGATCGCGACCTATCTGAACGGCTTCTGGGAGGACGACGAGGCGAAAATCCGCCAGCGCGCCCGGGCCGTGGACGAGATCGATCCGGACATCGTCATGATCCAGCTGCTCAACCCCATTCCGGGCTCGCCGATCTACAAGAAAGCCGTCAAGGAAAACCTCATCGAGGTCGACAACCTGAGCCTCTACGATCTCGAGCACTGCGTCATGCCGACCAAGTACCTGACGCGGCAGCAGCTCGCGGAATTGACCGGCTGGGCCTTCCAGTCGTTTTATGCCAAGCCGGGAAGGGTGGAGCGGATCCTGAACGGTTACACCTCGCCGTACGTCAAGATGAAGTTCCTCTCTTTCAAGGGCAACGCGGCCAAGTACGGCAAAGGCGCCGCGGAGGACGCCGTCGCCATCTAG
- a CDS encoding UPF0182 family protein: protein MGPAGLLVFILLLLLIFGREAISLYTDWLWFEEVGYSRVFTTILGYKLGLGLVAGGAFALLIYTSVKTAARLDRARIFFQDDLIELPPPELLDRSLHRALMPAALLLVLLIAPQAASGWESFALFLNPVVFDLADPQFGLDIGFFVFRLPALRRLYVFLMAALGLALAAATALYVFYRGIGYGARGLRISPRARAHLWLLIGLLLLVRGGGYLLDCYDLLYSTRGTAFGASYTDVYAVLPALRILASMAFLAGIFMLARIRGSGFRGELIAAGALVVVHAAGLNLYPSLIQRFRVVPNEVESERPFIERTIKFTRIAYGLDKIENQDFPAEESLTAADLKRNEATIKNIRLWEHGPLLATYAQLQEIRTYYKFVDVDNDRYLIDGTYRQIMLSARELSHQHLPSRIWINEHLTYTHGYGVVFGPVNQVTPEGLPEFFIKDIPPVSTVSLKVTRPEIYYGELANDYVFVKTGARELDYPAGDQNIYTNYEGSGGVPIRSWWRKLLFSARYATLRIALSEDITAESRILYHRQIHERVKKIAPFILFDRDAYLVIAQGGRLFWIIDGYTHSDRYPYSEPVQRRGLNYIRNSVKVVIDAYNGSVAFYLSDPADPVVRAYGRIFPGLFRPLNAMPEDLRAHIRYPQDLFAIQARLYATYHMQDPQVFYNKEDLLSIPRRSAANGEREMEPYYTIMRLPGESREEFVLLLPFTPNKRDNMRAWLAARSDPPHYGKLIALDFPKAKLVYGPKQIDARIDQDAFISQQLSLWGQRGSQVIRGSLLAIPIEKSLLYVQPLYLAAEKGSLPELKRVIVAFGNQIAMEETLEQSLRRIFGGKGAREPAERAPSVEGAAAADKDLARRALEHFTRSQEYLRQGQWTAYGEELKRLESVLREMQKGR from the coding sequence ATGGGTCCGGCCGGTTTACTCGTCTTCATCCTCCTTCTGCTGCTGATTTTCGGGCGTGAAGCGATTTCGCTTTACACCGACTGGCTGTGGTTCGAGGAGGTCGGCTACAGCCGGGTTTTTACCACGATCCTGGGCTACAAGCTTGGGCTCGGTCTCGTCGCTGGCGGTGCCTTTGCGCTGCTGATCTACACGAGCGTGAAAACCGCGGCGCGGCTGGATCGGGCGCGCATCTTTTTCCAGGACGACCTCATCGAGCTGCCACCGCCGGAGTTGCTGGACCGTTCCCTGCATCGCGCGCTCATGCCCGCGGCGTTGCTGCTCGTCCTCCTCATCGCCCCCCAAGCGGCGAGCGGCTGGGAGAGCTTCGCGTTGTTCTTGAATCCCGTGGTGTTTGATCTCGCCGATCCCCAGTTCGGCCTCGACATCGGCTTTTTCGTGTTCAGGTTGCCCGCGCTCCGCCGGCTCTACGTTTTCCTCATGGCGGCGCTCGGGCTGGCGCTGGCCGCGGCCACGGCGCTCTATGTTTTTTACCGCGGCATCGGTTACGGCGCGCGCGGATTGCGGATTTCCCCCCGAGCCAGGGCGCACCTCTGGCTCCTGATCGGGCTCTTGCTCCTGGTCAGAGGCGGAGGCTACCTTCTCGACTGCTACGATCTCCTTTATTCCACGCGCGGCACCGCCTTCGGCGCCAGCTACACCGACGTTTACGCCGTGCTCCCGGCCCTGCGGATTCTGGCCTCGATGGCGTTTCTGGCCGGCATTTTCATGCTCGCCCGGATCCGGGGAAGCGGCTTTCGCGGCGAGCTGATCGCCGCAGGCGCGCTGGTCGTCGTCCACGCCGCGGGCCTCAATCTGTACCCCTCCTTGATCCAGCGCTTTCGCGTGGTCCCGAACGAGGTGGAATCGGAAAGGCCGTTCATCGAGCGCACCATCAAGTTCACCCGCATCGCCTACGGCCTCGACAAGATCGAGAACCAGGACTTTCCGGCCGAGGAATCCCTGACCGCGGCCGACCTCAAGCGCAACGAGGCGACGATCAAGAACATCCGTCTCTGGGAGCACGGCCCGCTGCTGGCCACTTACGCCCAGCTTCAGGAGATCCGCACCTACTACAAGTTCGTCGACGTCGACAACGACCGCTATCTGATCGATGGCACGTACCGCCAGATCATGCTCTCGGCCCGGGAGCTGTCGCATCAACACCTCCCGAGCCGGATCTGGATCAACGAGCATCTCACCTACACGCACGGCTACGGAGTGGTCTTCGGTCCGGTCAACCAGGTGACGCCGGAGGGGCTGCCCGAGTTTTTCATCAAGGACATCCCCCCGGTCTCGACCGTCTCGTTGAAGGTGACCAGGCCGGAAATCTACTACGGCGAGCTCGCCAACGACTATGTCTTCGTGAAAACCGGAGCGCGCGAGCTTGACTATCCCGCCGGCGACCAGAACATCTACACCAACTACGAGGGAAGCGGCGGCGTCCCGATCCGCTCGTGGTGGCGCAAGCTGCTGTTCTCCGCGCGCTACGCGACTCTGAGAATCGCCCTCTCGGAAGACATCACCGCGGAAAGCCGCATCCTCTATCACCGCCAGATCCACGAGCGGGTGAAAAAGATAGCGCCTTTCATTCTCTTCGACCGCGACGCCTATCTGGTCATCGCTCAGGGCGGGCGGCTGTTCTGGATCATCGACGGCTACACCCATTCCGACCGCTACCCGTACTCCGAGCCGGTGCAGCGCCGGGGGCTCAACTACATACGCAACTCCGTCAAGGTGGTGATCGACGCCTACAACGGAAGCGTCGCCTTTTATCTCAGCGACCCCGCCGATCCCGTCGTCCGGGCGTACGGGCGGATCTTTCCGGGTCTGTTTCGGCCCCTCAACGCCATGCCCGAAGACCTGCGAGCCCACATCCGCTACCCGCAGGACCTCTTCGCCATCCAGGCCCGTCTGTACGCCACCTACCACATGCAGGATCCTCAGGTTTTCTACAACAAGGAGGACCTGCTCAGCATTCCCCGCCGCAGCGCCGCGAATGGCGAGCGCGAGATGGAACCCTACTACACCATAATGCGCCTCCCCGGCGAGAGCAGGGAGGAGTTCGTGTTGCTCCTGCCCTTTACGCCGAACAAGCGCGACAATATGCGGGCCTGGCTCGCGGCGCGAAGCGACCCGCCCCATTACGGCAAGCTCATCGCCCTCGACTTTCCGAAGGCCAAGCTCGTTTACGGTCCCAAGCAGATAGACGCCCGCATCGATCAAGACGCCTTCATCTCGCAGCAGCTGAGCCTTTGGGGACAGCGGGGTTCGCAGGTGATTCGCGGCAGCCTGCTCGCCATCCCGATCGAGAAATCGCTGCTCTACGTGCAGCCGCTCTACCTCGCCGCGGAAAAGGGTTCCCTGCCGGAGCTCAAGCGCGTGATCGTCGCCTTCGGCAACCAGATCGCGATGGAAGAGACGCTCGAGCAATCGCTTCGGAGAATCTTCGGCGGCAAAGGCGCCCGGGAGCCGGCCGAGCGCGCACCGTCGGTGGAAGGCGCGGCGGCGGCGGACAAGGACCTCGCGCGGCGCGCCCTCGAGCACTTCACCCGCTCCCAGGAATATCTGCGCCAGGGCCAATGGACCGCCTACGGCGAAGAGCTGAAGAGGCTCGAGTCCGTGCTGCGCGAGATGCAGAAAGGTCGCTGA
- a CDS encoding SDR family oxidoreductase: MAEQAEKRPLEGRVALVTGASRGIGAAAAVRLARAGARVVINYLRNRAAATEVLRRVEEVGGQGLIAQADVTRAEEVAAMVEEARRHFPPPDVLVNNAYFPFDVGPLHELPWESLQRAVDHEISAFYHCVRSVVPGMAEKRFGRIIVVSTRLARQPLARMGAYAAAKSALESMADTMAIELGPLGITVNVVTPAFTLTDASMIMPEEFRERVRQTRPLRKHLYPDDVAGAIAFLAGDEAAMLTGSHVLVTGGSHLQL, encoded by the coding sequence ATGGCGGAGCAAGCCGAGAAGCGGCCCCTTGAAGGCCGGGTCGCGCTCGTGACCGGCGCGAGCCGGGGAATCGGAGCCGCGGCGGCGGTCCGGCTGGCGCGCGCGGGCGCACGGGTCGTCATCAACTACCTGCGCAACCGCGCAGCCGCCACGGAAGTCCTGCGGCGCGTCGAGGAGGTCGGGGGGCAAGGCCTGATCGCACAGGCCGACGTTACGCGGGCGGAAGAGGTCGCCGCGATGGTGGAGGAGGCGCGGCGCCATTTCCCGCCGCCCGACGTTCTGGTGAACAACGCGTATTTTCCTTTCGACGTGGGACCCCTCCACGAGCTTCCGTGGGAGAGCCTGCAGCGCGCGGTCGACCACGAGATCTCGGCTTTCTACCACTGCGTGAGAAGCGTGGTGCCGGGCATGGCGGAAAAACGTTTCGGGCGCATCATCGTGGTCAGCACGCGGCTGGCGCGCCAGCCCCTGGCGCGCATGGGCGCCTACGCGGCGGCGAAGTCGGCGCTGGAGTCGATGGCCGATACGATGGCGATCGAGCTCGGGCCGCTCGGAATCACCGTCAACGTGGTAACCCCGGCGTTCACCCTGACGGACGCGTCGATGATCATGCCGGAGGAGTTTCGCGAGCGGGTGCGCCAGACGCGACCGCTCCGAAAGCACCTCTACCCCGACGACGTGGCCGGAGCGATCGCATTCCTCGCGGGTGACGAAGCGGCCATGCTGACCGGCAGCCACGTTCTGGTGACGGGGGGAAGTCACCTCCAGCTGTAG
- a CDS encoding ABC transporter permease: MADQTAQEEVLLDVRVAEASAAYKFYLNNEKLLLGSSSVILFLLIWELCGNILQLINPMFMSAPSLIWKAAVQLFSSGEIWNDLRVSGIEFFWGYLLSVIFAIPFGIAIGWYKKLAYLFDPFVNAMNATPRVALLPLVIIWLGIGILSKIGIIFLGAVFPLLINTRDGVKTTPHNLLNAARSFGASEWQIFRSVVLPSTVPFILTGLRLAVGRALIGVMVGELYAATAGIGFMITVAGATFQTDKVFVGVLIFAITGMLATDVLDRIERRFDRWRPKVGAQQ; this comes from the coding sequence ATGGCTGATCAGACGGCCCAGGAAGAAGTCCTGCTGGACGTAAGAGTCGCGGAAGCTTCAGCCGCATACAAGTTTTACCTCAACAACGAAAAGCTGCTCCTCGGCAGCTCCTCGGTTATCCTTTTCCTGTTAATCTGGGAGCTGTGCGGGAACATTTTGCAGCTCATCAACCCGATGTTCATGAGCGCGCCTTCGCTCATCTGGAAGGCGGCCGTGCAGCTGTTCAGCTCGGGGGAGATCTGGAACGATCTGCGGGTGAGCGGCATCGAGTTTTTCTGGGGCTACCTGCTTTCGGTCATTTTTGCGATCCCCTTCGGCATCGCCATCGGCTGGTACAAGAAGCTCGCCTATCTCTTCGACCCCTTCGTCAACGCCATGAACGCGACGCCTCGCGTTGCGCTCCTGCCGCTGGTGATCATCTGGCTCGGGATCGGCATCCTCTCGAAAATCGGCATCATTTTTCTGGGCGCGGTCTTCCCGCTCCTGATCAACACCCGTGACGGCGTCAAGACCACACCGCACAACCTTTTGAACGCGGCCCGGAGCTTCGGCGCCTCCGAGTGGCAGATCTTCAGGAGCGTGGTTCTTCCCTCCACGGTTCCCTTCATCCTGACCGGGCTGCGCCTGGCGGTCGGGCGGGCGCTGATCGGCGTCATGGTGGGCGAGCTTTACGCAGCGACGGCCGGGATCGGCTTCATGATCACCGTCGCCGGCGCAACCTTCCAGACCGACAAGGTCTTCGTCGGGGTTTTGATCTTCGCGATCACCGGCATGCTGGCAACCGACGTCCTCGACCGGATCGAGCGACGATTCGATCGCTGGCGCCCGAAAGTGGGAGCTCAACAGTAA